Below is a genomic region from Rhodococcus sp. WMMA185.
CACGCCCAACACCAGCGCCGCCGCGCCCAACTCGATCATCTTGCATCACCTACGATCACGTTCCGCAGGACCCGAGCCGCCTCGAACCGCTTCCGTTTCTTCCGTTCGGGGCCGGACCCTCAACTCAACGGTAAGCGAGTACGTCGGGTCTCGCCACCAGCAATTTCGCCGATCGATCCGTCGTTGTACGTCGACCCGCAATCAAGATCTGAGCGGTGTGTCCGAGCTTGAAATGGTCACTGTCACGGCGCCTGATTCGGAGTTCGACGCGCATGCCGACACGGGAACGATGCGAACGATCGTTCACTAGACGTATGCGCTCATGCCGCCCACGTCGGCAAAAACTGTGACCATATCAACCGAATCGGATTCATTTTTGGCCGCATCCAGGTGATACCGTCTGTCTGCCCCAAACGTTCGCGAGAGCCGCAGAGCCGACTTACCGGTCGCGTAGGGCCGATCACATGAGGATTCTTATGAAACCGATTGACAATGTAAACAATATTCGCGAGGCCGGATCGAGTGCCACTGATCTAGCCAATGGCGGACCACCAACACCCAACGACTCGTCAGGAAAATCTGCCCCGCCGGTTTCGGTGAACTGGCCGGTCTTCATCGGCTCCAGCGTCGGCATCGTCGGCATCATTTTGTGGGCGTGGATCAATCAGGACAACGCGGAATCCGTCATCGGCTCGGCCGTGTCCTGGGTTGCCGGCAACCTTGGCTGGTTCTACATCCTGTTGGTGACCGTGGTGCTCGGATTCGTCGTCTGGGCGGCTATGTCCAGCGTCGGCAAAGTCAAGCTCGGACCCGACCACTCCAAGCCTGTTTTCGGCCTCTTCTCCTGGACGGCGATGCTCTTTGCCGCCGGAATCGGCATCGACCTGATGTTCTTCTCGGTTGCCGAACCGGTCACGCAGTACCTCGAGCCGCCCACCGGAGCAGGCGAGACCAACGAGGCGGCCCGACAGGCACTGGTGTGGACGCTGTTCCACTACGGAATCATCGGGTGGGGTCTGTACGCCCTGATGGGCCTGGCTCTGGGCTACTTCGCCTACCGCCACAACCTCCCACTGAGCATCCGTTCCGCCCTCTACCCGATCTTCGGTAAGCGGATCAACGGCGCGCTGGGTAACTTCGTGGACATCGCCGCGCTGCTCGGTGCCATCTTCGGACTTGCCACGAGCCTCGGGATCGGCGTCGCTCAGCTCAACGTCGGGCTGAACGGTCTGATCGGGCTGCCTGAGAACACATTCGCCCAGGCGGGACTGGTCGCGGTTGCGGTGATCATTGCAACTCTGTCGGCGGTGTCCGGCGTCAATCGCGGTGTGCGACGGCTCTCGGAGATCAGCGTTGTCGTGGCCATCGGCCTGCTGTTGTACGTCCTCGTGGCCGGATCCACATCGTTCCTGTTCAACGGTATGGTGCAGAACATGGGCGACTTCGCCAGCCGCTTCCCTGGCATGACGCTCGATACGTTCGCCTACGACTCGCAAGAGGCCTGGCTCTCGGCGTGGACGCTGTTCTTCTGGGCGTGGTGGATTGCCTGGGCACCGTTCGTCGGCCTGTTCCTCGCCCGTATCTCCCGTGGCCGGACCATCCGTCAGTTCGTGGTCGGCACGCTGACCATCCCGTTCCTGTTCATCCTGGTCTACATCTCGATCTTCGGAAACAGTGCCATCGACATCGTTCGCGGAGGCGACGCCGAGTTCGGCGCGACCGCCATGGCATCCCCCGAGCGGGCGTTCTACTCGCTGCTCGAGCAATACCCGGGAGCCCCGATCCTCGCGGCGATCGCTACATTCACCGGTCTGCTGTTCTACGTCACCAGCGCCGACTCCGGCGCACTGGTGATGTCTCACTTCAGCTCCCGGATGCATGACAACGAATCCGACGGCCCCGCCTGGGTGCGAATCTTCTGGGCTGTCGCCACCGGCGTACTGACCCTGGTCGCACTCATGATCGGGGGTATCGCCACGCTGCAGAACGCCACGATCATCATGGGCCTGCCGTTCGCAGTCGTCATCATGTTCATCATGCTCGGCCTGTTCAAGGCGCTGCAGGTGGAAAAGAACTGGGCCGAGTCTCTGCGGAAATCGCTGCCCAACGCGCTGTCCAGCCGCAGTGCCGGCGGCACCACGCTGCACTGGCGCCAGCGCGTCGAGCGGTCTATGCGCTTCCCCGGTGCCGAAGCCACCGAACGCTACGCGACGACGGTTGTCGGACCGGCCCTTGCCGAGGTTGCGGCCGAACTCCGAAGCCAGGGGGCTGACGCGACAGTCGGCGAACAGGTAGTCGAATCCTGCGGAATCCACACCTACCACCTCAACGTTCCGTTCGAGGGTGAGCGTCCGTTCCACTACCAGGTCTATCCCACCGAACACCAGACACCCAGCTACGGCCAGGGCGCACAGAAACTGGACAAGTACTTCCGTCTCGAGGTGTTCTCGGCCGACGGCAGCAACGGGTTCGATGTGTTCGGGTTCACCAAGGAACAACTCATCAGCAACGTTCTCGACCACTACGAGCGGCAACTCGAGTTCCTGCATCGCAGCACCGGCCTCGATTCGACGGCTGTCGACGGCGATCCGGTCATCGACTGGTCACACGATTTCGAGACCCTCGATATCGTCGACCAGCCCAGGGTCGAGCCGGGAGCCGAGCCTGCAAAGGACGAGGCCCGCTTCGAATTGGAGCCCAAATGAGCGCCAGCACCCTGTTCATCGACGGAAAGTGGCAGGCCGCCGCGGACGGGGGTGTCCGCGACATCGAGTGCCCCGCCACCCGTGAGCACGTCGGAACGGTCAGCGAGGCCACCCGCACCGACACCGAGAAGGCGATAGCCGCGGCGCGCACCGCCTTCGACGACGGCCGCTGGTCCGGTGTCCCCGCAACTGAGCGCGGCGCCTTCCTGCTTCGGGTGGCGCAGCGGTTGCGCGAACGCAAGGCGGAGTTCGCGCGAGCCGAATCCCTCGACACAGGGAAACGACTCGTCGAGTCCGAGATCGACATGGACGACATCACGGCGTGCTTCGAGTACTTCGGCCGCGCGGCCGCTCAGGATGCGGGGCGACTCGTCGACGCAGGCAGCGCCACAGTCGTCAGCCGCATCCAGTACGAACCGGTCGGCGTCTGCGGGATGATCACTCCCTGGAACTACCCGCTACTTCAGGCCGCGTGGAAGATCGGGCCCGCCCTGGCAGCGGGCTGCACATTCGTGCTCAAGCCGGCCGAGCTCACCCCGCACACTTCCATCCTCATGATGGAGGTGCTCGACGAACTCGGTCTGCCCGCGGGTGTCGCCAACCTCGTCACCGGTACCGGCCCCGAGGCCGGCGCTCCCCTGAGTGAGCACCCGGACGTAGACCTGGTCTCGTTCACCGGCGGGCTGGTAACCGGCCGGATCGTGGCAGCGGCCGCCGCCGCGACCGTCAAGAAGGTGGCGCTCGAGCTCGGTGGCAAGAACCCGAATGTGATCTTTGCCGACGCCGATTTCGATGCAGCTGTCGACAACGCACTCAACGGCGCGTTCGTCCACTCGGGGCAGGTGTGCTCCGCGGGTGCCCGGATCGTCGTGCAGGAGTCGATCGCCGAGAAGTTCACCGATGCACTGGTCGCCCGCGCACAACAGATCCGGATAGGTGGCCCGTTCGACGATCGCGCCGAAACCGGTCCGCTCATCTCTGCGGCGCACCGCGACAAGGTGGACGGGTACGTAAAGGCCGGTGTCGCGGAGGGTGCGCGGGTGCGCTGCGGCGGCGCATTCGCCACCGGCACGTCCGGGAACACCGATCTCGACGCGGGCTACTACTACCTGCCCACCGTGCTCGACCAGGTACGCAGCGGGATGTCCGTCGTGGTCGACGAGGCCTTCGGGCCCGTCGTCACTATCGAGACGTTCACCGACGAGGACGACGCCGTCCGAATCGGCAACGACACTCACTACGGCCTCGCCGGAGCAGTATGGACCCAGGACGCCGGACGAGCTCAGCGAGTGGCGAACCGGTTGCGTCACGGCACCATCTGGATCAACGACTTCCACCCGTATCTCCCGCAGGCCGAGTGGGGCGGATTCGGCCAGTCCGGCGTGGGTCGCGAACTCGGCCCCACCGGGCTCGACGAGTACCGTGAGGCCAAGCATATTTATCAGAACATCGCACCCGCCGTCACCGGCTGGTTCGAGAACGTATCTCAGCAGGAGAACCGATGAACGAATCGGCCGACGGCCGTGCCTTTGACTACGTCGTAATCGGCGGGGGATCTGGAGGTGCGGCCGTTGCGGCGCGGCTGTCGGAGGATCCCTCCGTCACCGTGGCGCTGATCGAAGCCGGCCCCGATGACCGGGGCATCCCCGAGGTGCTGCAACTCGATCGGTGGATGGAACTGCTCGAATCCGGTTACGACTGGGACTACCCCGTCGAACCGCAAGAGAACGGCAACTCCTTCCTTCGCCACGCCCGGGCCAAAGTGATGGGCGGATGCTCCTCGCACAATTCGTGCATCGCCTTCTGGCCTCCTGCCGAAGACTTGGACGAGTGGGAGTCGGAGCACGGTGCCACCGGCTGGAACAAGGACACCCTCTGGCCGGTGCTCAAGCGACTCGAGACCAACGAAGACGCCGGTCCGGACGCGCCGCATCATGGTGACAGCGGCCCCGTTCATTTGATGAACGTCCCGCCCGCCGACCCCTGCGGGGTGGCGCTTCTCGAGGCGTGCGAGCAGGATGGCATTCCCACCACTCGGTTCAACACCGGCGAGACCGTTGTCAACGGGGCCAACTTCCTACAGATCAACCGGCGCGCCGACGGCACCCGCGCCTCGTCCTCGGTGTCGTACATCCACCCGATCATCGAGCGTGAGAACTTCACGCTGCTGACGGGCCTGCGCGCCACGCGTCTGGTGTTCGAGGGCACCCGGTGCATCGGGGTCGAGGTGGTGGACAACCAGTTCGGGCGCCCGCGGATCATCCGGGCGACCGGCGAAGTGGTCCTGTCGGCCGGTGCTATCGATTCGCCGAAGCTGCTGATGCTCTCCGGTATCGGACCCACGGTGCACCTGCGTGAGCACGGCATCGACGTCCTGGTGGACTCCCCAGGCGTGGGCTCCAATCTGCAGGATCATCCCGAGGGCGTCATCTCATGGGAGGCGTTGCAGCCCATGGTCGAATCCTCCACTCAGTGGTGGGAGATCGGTGTGTTCACGACCGTCGACGAAGGCCTCGACCGGCCCGACCTGATGATGCACTACGGGTCGGTGCCCTTCGATATGCACACCATGCGGCAGGGCTACCCGACCGCTCAGAACGTCTTCTGCCTCACCCCCAACATCACACACGCACGTTCGCGTGGCACGGTGCGCCTGCGGTCGCGGGACTTCCGGGACAAGCCGCGAGTCGATCCTCGTTACTTCACCGACCCCGAGGGCTACGACATGCGGATCATGATCGCTGGAATCCGGCGCGCACGGGAGATCGCCGCTCAGCCGGCGATGAGTGCATGGACCGGCGACGAACTGTTCCCCGGAAAAGATGTGCAGTCCGACGAGGAACTGGCCGACTACATCCGCCGCACCCACAACACCGTCTACCACCCGATCGGCACCGTTCGGATGGGCCCGGCCGGTGACAACATGTCGCCGCTCGACCCGCAGCTGCGAGTCAAGGGTGTGCAGGGTTTGCGCGTCGCCGATGCTTCGGTGTTCCCGGAGCACACCACCGTCAACCCGAACATCACGGTAATGATGGTCGGCGAGCGGTGCGCGGATCTGATCAAGGCCGACCGAGGCTGACGCCGCTGGCGGTCGGACCGACAGGACACTAGACAGGCGGCCGGTGCCCCAATCAACGGGGGCGTCGGCCGCCTGTCTAGTGGAAGGGCTCATCACAGGAAGGTGAGATCCTATGGAGCACAGGGATTATCGCTCTGCGAAACGGCCACTCAATCTCAGCAGTTGTTGGGTTCTCGAATCTTCACAACCCGTTGTTATCGTGAGTCACGATGACCCTGATGTGCGTGGACGTGGAGGTATGCATCTAGGACAGGGTTGTCGACGCGCCTGCTGTTTGTGCGAGTATGGCCCGCTTGAAACGCGCGAGAGAGGTCGGGTTGCCGGCGGAGGCATCTCAGCGTGAGCTGTAGTCTGCCCTCTCGGTTTCTCACGGTATTGCAGGGCATCGGACTGTAGTGCTGCTGTCAGTTGCACGTCCGGCTGCTGCACACTGTGCGCGAAAGTAGGGGCCGGCTACCGCACCGAGGGCAGAATGACTGGCGTCAACAATCGAACATCTGGGGGTCATATGGGGAAGGTCGCGACCATTGCTGCCGCTGCTGCACTGCTCGCAGGTGCTGTGGGTGTCACCACTGTCTCTACGTCCGAGGCTCAGGCAGCCATCGTGTCCGGGACAGAGGTGCGATACGTGTTCTGCAGTGACAACCCGGACGGCAACACAGTGACCTACTTCGACAGCGACGGCAACCTCGTGGATCGCCCAATCAGCCTGACCGACAACATTGGGGGCGAACGCTACTGCGGGTCCATCAAGGCGAGCGTGAACCCCGGCGATAACCGCTGGGCGTCGATCACGAACTACGACTCGCCATACCTCTATGCCGCGATCTACGAAATGATTCCGCCCTACAACTTCAACTTCCTGGGGAGCACCCTGGGCCCGCCACAGGAGCACATGCTTCGCTGGAACGAGGGCGGAGGAGCTAGAACCACGGCCATTACACCGTTGTAGACCGTTGGCGAGGCTCCGTCGCCGAAACGGCCCCTGCCCGTCTATACCGGGTGGGGGCCGTTCTCGCCTCCGCAGCGATATGCGGAAATCTACGAACGCGCCGTCGACGACGGAAAGGTCTACGCCAATGACATGACACGCCAACTTGTCCTGGTACCCCCCGTCGATGCCGTCGCACCCGGGTCCGGAAATCCTTTCGGCAGTTGATGCAACACGACCACCTCGGATAGCGGCTGCGGGTCGGTTCAGACTGTCTCGCCGGTAGCTGACTCGGTGCCCACCGGGGTCAAGTCCAAACGTGTGGTGTACGAGGTCATCGCGTGCGGTGAGTTCTGCGGGTGACACGCCCTAGATGCCACTGGACTCGGAGCGGTGTAGCGGGGATTCACCCGATCTGTTGGTCGATCGAGCATCCCGGGTTCGATGGAGACATCAAACCCGGGATGCCGCTACATGATGACCAGGGCAGTCGTGTTCGTTCGTTGCGCTGGATCAGGAAGCCATGTTGATCGGTCCGGGTGTCCACAGCCCGGACCGGGTGACCGTACTGGTATTGATCTGTGCCGGTTCTGCCTCGCGGTTGATCGGGACGAACTGTTCGATCGACCCCCAGTCTCGGTCCCAGTCATTGGCCAGGTACGAGGGGATGGTCCTGGCCCCGAGCAGCAACTGGGTCCATCCGAGCGGGCCTCCGCCGTAGTGGTCCTGCCACAGGCCAGTCACGACCGCGAGCGGGCGGTCCGGAGAGATCCGGTACTCGGGAACCTCCGATACACCGTTGGCATGGAGCATCTGGTGCTGGCAAGGGAAGTTCAGTCCCACTGCCCAGTCGAGCAGCACCGGGGTGTCGTGACCCAATACCTCCTGAAGCGTTTGGGTTTGCGGAACGCGTGGAGCCGTGAACGCCAACCACTGCTCGGGGCGGCCATCATTGTCCGTGGCAACGATGCGAACCACATCGGCCTCGGGCGGCAACTGGTCGAGCGGAACACGCATGTTCCGCCACGAAGGGGTCGGTCCGATGTCGATCGGCACCGCCGAACCCAGCGCGGTCACCGTGCCGTCAGTGTTCGAGGCTCCGTATTCGAGAAGCAGACTCTGCCCGTATATTTCGATGCCGTCGGGGTTCACGGAACGAATCCGCCCTGCCGCCGAGATCGACACGATGTCTCCTCGGGAACCGGCCGAATCGGGCTCGGGAAGCTGGTACCAGTCCGTGGTCACCGTCGCAATCTCACCCTCGCCGAAACTGCCAAGTACCGGAGTGGTTCCGGGATCGAGCCCGAACGGCAGGGCAACAGTGCTGCCGTTGATTCCCTCGCCGCCGAATCCTCCGCCGGTTCCGGCGGTGCCGCCGGAGGTGTCCTGATCGGCATTGGTGCGATCGACGGTGTTCGCGGTTCCGGAGGCGACTTCCTCGGTGTCCGGCGTGAGGTCCTGAGCGACACCGTTCGGTGTGAATCCGACGACTCCACCCGCGGACAGAGCCGCACCGATATCTCCGGAGAGCGGCTGCAGCATCGAGGCGTTGGGGTCGGTCTCGAGAAGTACATCATGGGCCAACCCGCACGGCGCACCCGTGAGTGCATCGATGTTGGACCTGGCCACCGAGTACGCCGGGTACTGGGAGACGGCGCCCTTCGCGAGCGAAAGCACCTCGAAGGCGACCATTACCGCGGCAGCGATCGTCAACGGTGGAACAGACCACAATCGTGAGGGCTTATCGGTGCGCGTGGAGGCGTGCGGGTGAATGTGGAACCAGGCGGCCAGGCCCAGGAGTAGCACCGCCACCGCGAGGAGCGCGACGGCGAAGCCGTGGCCGGCAATCGAGGGCGGCTTGTCGAACCACGGCACGCCGTAGCTCGAGACGTACCACCAGCCGTTGCGACCGGCGAAGGAGATCGCGAGCACGGACATCACAGCTGCCGCGAACAACGCACGGTTGCGCCGAGACCGCAACACCGCCGGGGCCACCGCAACCGAGGCGGCGATCGCGACTGCTGCGGCCAGACCGGCGTAGATTCCGAAGTGATGGGTCCACTTGGTGGGCGCGAACATCATCAACACCATCGCGCCGATGGTGACTCCAACGATCCTGCGGGTCGGCCCCAGCGACGCACCGGGAATCCGACCCCGCCGAAGCAATGCCACGATCACCGTCAGGAGACACAGCACCATCGTGAACACCGCGAACCTGCGTGCGAGGGAGCCGTCGGTGCTGTCCTGGAACAGCCACTGATAGCGCATGTACTCGTCGAACCAAGCGACGTTGGGCCCGATCGCGTGCACGCGCTGCATCTCCCGCACCGCCGCGAACGTCTGATCCGCGAACACCGCCACCAGTACGACCAGACCGGCCGACAGCAACGGCAGCAGCAACGCTACGCGTCCGACCGATCGGGCACGGTCGGCGATGATCCGCGCGATCGGACGGGCTCCAGAAATCAACGCAGCGAAGCAGATGATGCCCGACGGCCCGGCTGTGACCGTGAAGGCCGCGATCACGATCGCCACAGCAGCCGGCAACAGTCGGCGTGTCGCGATGGCGCGTTCCAGTGAGCACCACGTGAGCAGCACGCCCGTCGCGACGACCGGTTCCGGACGCAAACCGTTGTTGAACGGCAGCCAGAACGCCAGAAACACCAGAGCACCCGTCCACAGCGGCAGTGACGTTCGCCGGGCTGCCACACCGAGCCTCGGTGCGACCTCACGACTGAGCAGCCACCAGGAGAGTATTGCGGCGAGAAGTGCCGGTACGCGCACCCACACGCTCGCCGTCGACAGTTGAGTCATCCACGCAAGGACGTCGTAGAACGGAGTTCCGAAGGGCGCCTCGGGGACCCCGAACCAGCGGAAGTAGTTCGCCATGTAGCCGGACTGGCCGGCAGCCCGAGCCATCCCGAGCTGATAACCGTCGTCGGCTGTGTTCGCGCCGATTATGTGCCACAACCCGAGAACGCCGACGACAACGGCGTCAACACGTGTGAACGACCACCACGAGGAGGGCAGCAACCTTCGCGAACGCCGACCATCAGTGGCATCGAGCCGGTGCAACGACCACAACGCGAGGGTGGTGGCGAGCACGGCCAGCACCATGGCTGCCAGCTTCACTGCCGTTGGCGACGTCGTGAACCTTGTATCGAGTGTCGCGTCGACCTGCAGGCCATCCGGTGCACGGCCGTCGAGGTCCGAGAACACCCCGACCACCTGCGGGCGCAAATCGCCATCGAAGACCTGCTCCATGTCGCCGCCACCGCTGCCTGTGACTGCGGCAACAGTTTGGGTCGGAGTCGACGAGATCGACAGCGCACAGTCCGTACCGGACAGGGATCCGACGGGTGTGGACAGCAGAATCGTGTTCCGGGCAACCACCTCGAGCCGCTCCTCGACGCCGTCCCCCGCGATCACCCGGGCAGACAGCGCCCACC
It encodes:
- the betT gene encoding choline BCCT transporter BetT, which codes for MKPIDNVNNIREAGSSATDLANGGPPTPNDSSGKSAPPVSVNWPVFIGSSVGIVGIILWAWINQDNAESVIGSAVSWVAGNLGWFYILLVTVVLGFVVWAAMSSVGKVKLGPDHSKPVFGLFSWTAMLFAAGIGIDLMFFSVAEPVTQYLEPPTGAGETNEAARQALVWTLFHYGIIGWGLYALMGLALGYFAYRHNLPLSIRSALYPIFGKRINGALGNFVDIAALLGAIFGLATSLGIGVAQLNVGLNGLIGLPENTFAQAGLVAVAVIIATLSAVSGVNRGVRRLSEISVVVAIGLLLYVLVAGSTSFLFNGMVQNMGDFASRFPGMTLDTFAYDSQEAWLSAWTLFFWAWWIAWAPFVGLFLARISRGRTIRQFVVGTLTIPFLFILVYISIFGNSAIDIVRGGDAEFGATAMASPERAFYSLLEQYPGAPILAAIATFTGLLFYVTSADSGALVMSHFSSRMHDNESDGPAWVRIFWAVATGVLTLVALMIGGIATLQNATIIMGLPFAVVIMFIMLGLFKALQVEKNWAESLRKSLPNALSSRSAGGTTLHWRQRVERSMRFPGAEATERYATTVVGPALAEVAAELRSQGADATVGEQVVESCGIHTYHLNVPFEGERPFHYQVYPTEHQTPSYGQGAQKLDKYFRLEVFSADGSNGFDVFGFTKEQLISNVLDHYERQLEFLHRSTGLDSTAVDGDPVIDWSHDFETLDIVDQPRVEPGAEPAKDEARFELEPK
- a CDS encoding aldehyde dehydrogenase family protein: MSASTLFIDGKWQAAADGGVRDIECPATREHVGTVSEATRTDTEKAIAAARTAFDDGRWSGVPATERGAFLLRVAQRLRERKAEFARAESLDTGKRLVESEIDMDDITACFEYFGRAAAQDAGRLVDAGSATVVSRIQYEPVGVCGMITPWNYPLLQAAWKIGPALAAGCTFVLKPAELTPHTSILMMEVLDELGLPAGVANLVTGTGPEAGAPLSEHPDVDLVSFTGGLVTGRIVAAAAAATVKKVALELGGKNPNVIFADADFDAAVDNALNGAFVHSGQVCSAGARIVVQESIAEKFTDALVARAQQIRIGGPFDDRAETGPLISAAHRDKVDGYVKAGVAEGARVRCGGAFATGTSGNTDLDAGYYYLPTVLDQVRSGMSVVVDEAFGPVVTIETFTDEDDAVRIGNDTHYGLAGAVWTQDAGRAQRVANRLRHGTIWINDFHPYLPQAEWGGFGQSGVGRELGPTGLDEYREAKHIYQNIAPAVTGWFENVSQQENR
- a CDS encoding GMC family oxidoreductase, encoding MNESADGRAFDYVVIGGGSGGAAVAARLSEDPSVTVALIEAGPDDRGIPEVLQLDRWMELLESGYDWDYPVEPQENGNSFLRHARAKVMGGCSSHNSCIAFWPPAEDLDEWESEHGATGWNKDTLWPVLKRLETNEDAGPDAPHHGDSGPVHLMNVPPADPCGVALLEACEQDGIPTTRFNTGETVVNGANFLQINRRADGTRASSSVSYIHPIIERENFTLLTGLRATRLVFEGTRCIGVEVVDNQFGRPRIIRATGEVVLSAGAIDSPKLLMLSGIGPTVHLREHGIDVLVDSPGVGSNLQDHPEGVISWEALQPMVESSTQWWEIGVFTTVDEGLDRPDLMMHYGSVPFDMHTMRQGYPTAQNVFCLTPNITHARSRGTVRLRSRDFRDKPRVDPRYFTDPEGYDMRIMIAGIRRAREIAAQPAMSAWTGDELFPGKDVQSDEELADYIRRTHNTVYHPIGTVRMGPAGDNMSPLDPQLRVKGVQGLRVADASVFPEHTTVNPNITVMMVGERCADLIKADRG
- a CDS encoding arabinosyltransferase domain-containing protein, translated to MPTPDSDRAGGESHRIGTHVARARLGAVVSAVVGILAAIALPFLPVQQTEARVSWPQNGSTTDVTAPLVSYTPTDLDIAIPCTAVREMAEAGGGVLVSTVPIGAAEPDRWALSARVIAGDGVEERLEVVARNTILLSTPVGSLSGTDCALSISSTPTQTVAAVTGSGGGDMEQVFDGDLRPQVVGVFSDLDGRAPDGLQVDATLDTRFTTSPTAVKLAAMVLAVLATTLALWSLHRLDATDGRRSRRLLPSSWWSFTRVDAVVVGVLGLWHIIGANTADDGYQLGMARAAGQSGYMANYFRWFGVPEAPFGTPFYDVLAWMTQLSTASVWVRVPALLAAILSWWLLSREVAPRLGVAARRTSLPLWTGALVFLAFWLPFNNGLRPEPVVATGVLLTWCSLERAIATRRLLPAAVAIVIAAFTVTAGPSGIICFAALISGARPIARIIADRARSVGRVALLLPLLSAGLVVLVAVFADQTFAAVREMQRVHAIGPNVAWFDEYMRYQWLFQDSTDGSLARRFAVFTMVLCLLTVIVALLRRGRIPGASLGPTRRIVGVTIGAMVLMMFAPTKWTHHFGIYAGLAAAVAIAASVAVAPAVLRSRRNRALFAAAVMSVLAISFAGRNGWWYVSSYGVPWFDKPPSIAGHGFAVALLAVAVLLLGLAAWFHIHPHASTRTDKPSRLWSVPPLTIAAAVMVAFEVLSLAKGAVSQYPAYSVARSNIDALTGAPCGLAHDVLLETDPNASMLQPLSGDIGAALSAGGVVGFTPNGVAQDLTPDTEEVASGTANTVDRTNADQDTSGGTAGTGGGFGGEGINGSTVALPFGLDPGTTPVLGSFGEGEIATVTTDWYQLPEPDSAGSRGDIVSISAAGRIRSVNPDGIEIYGQSLLLEYGASNTDGTVTALGSAVPIDIGPTPSWRNMRVPLDQLPPEADVVRIVATDNDGRPEQWLAFTAPRVPQTQTLQEVLGHDTPVLLDWAVGLNFPCQHQMLHANGVSEVPEYRISPDRPLAVVTGLWQDHYGGGPLGWTQLLLGARTIPSYLANDWDRDWGSIEQFVPINREAEPAQINTSTVTRSGLWTPGPINMAS